One stretch of Arachis duranensis cultivar V14167 chromosome 1, aradu.V14167.gnm2.J7QH, whole genome shotgun sequence DNA includes these proteins:
- the LOC107487680 gene encoding AT-hook motif nuclear-localized protein 1, which yields MESSAGGISGGVTVVGSDAPSEYQIAPRTENPSPAGGSAAPIPAPAPTNQGGALPHPPPHMAKMTSPPATAPGKKKRGRPRKYGPDGSVVALSPKPISSSAPLALPPVIDFSAETKRGKVKAAGTVSRAKFEVENLGEWVACSVGANFTPHFITVNPGEDVTMKVISFSQQGPRAICILSANGVISSVTLRQPDSSGGTLTYEGRFEILSLSGSFTPSETAGTRSRSGGMSVSLAGPDGRVIGGGVAGLLVAASPVQVVVGSFLAGNQHEQKPRKPKPNIIASTVMPAASVPVSTADPVAVLQSQASFRGDSWSAVPADVNKNKPADINVSLPGG from the exons ATGGAGTCAAGCGCCGGCGGCATCAGCGGCGGCGTTACGGTGGTCGGATCAGATGCTCCGTCGGAGTATCAAATAGCTCCGAGGACAGAGAACCCTTCTCCAGCAGGAGGATCGGCCGCGCCAATCCCTGCGCCAGCTCCGACGAACCAAGGCGGTGCTCTGCCGCATCCTCCGCCACATATGGCGAAGATGACATCGCCTCCGGCAACAGCGccggggaagaagaagagagggcGGCCCAGAAAGTATGGCCCAGACGGGTCAGTGGTGGCGCTGTCCCCAAAGCCAATATCGTCTTCGGCACCGCTGGCGTTGCCGCCGGTGATCGATTTCTCGGCGGAGACGAAGCGCGGGAAGGTGAAGGCAGCTGGTACCGTGAGCAGAGCCAAGTTTGAGGTTGAGAATTTAG GTGAATGGGTTGCATGCTCGGTTGGTGCTAATTTCACACCCCATTTCATCACTGTTAATCCTGGGGAG GATGTTACTATGAAGGTAATATCATTTTCTCAGCAAGGCCCACGAGCTATATGCATTTTGTCAGCAAATGGAGTCATATCAAGTGTTACACTTCGTCAGCCTGATTCTTCTGGTGGCACATTGACGTATGAG GGACGTTTTGAAATTCTATCTCTAAGCGGCTCGTTCACACCAAGTGAAACTGCAGGAACACGAAGCAGATCGGGTGGCATGAGTGTCTCTTTAGCAGGTCCAGATGGACGAGTTATAGGTGGTGGAGTCGCTGGTCTATTGGTGGCTGCAAGTCCCGTGCAG GTAGTGGTTGGAAGTTTTCTAGCAGGGAACCAACATGAGCAAAAGCCAAGAAAACCAAAACCTAATATTATAGCATCAACTGTGATGCCGGCTGCGAGTGTTCCTGTGTCAACGGCCGATCCAGTTGCTGTTCTGCAATCGCAGGCTTCCTTCCGAGGAGATAGTTGGTCTGCTGTTCCTGCAGATGTGAATAAGAACAAGCCGGCTGACATTAATGTGTCGCTTCCTGGAGGGTAA